A section of the Acanthochromis polyacanthus isolate Apoly-LR-REF ecotype Palm Island chromosome 1, KAUST_Apoly_ChrSc, whole genome shotgun sequence genome encodes:
- the LOC127534277 gene encoding hemicentin-1-like: protein MGKLYTFVCFAQCIPQCTFTWTYMGKTFEGDKVQIPILNKGQTANVESRIEITVSDSSTTESLTCQASNPGTHQTITTTKNLTVIDPISVRPSSQALPVAETTFTLQCIGSQNPASITWLKNKQPMTASERISFSADNSSVTFSPLLQTDDGLYQCVVSEVDTPIKSVGYQMLVDYGPSSVVISGVDVVTVGILYGFQCSASCYPNCTFTWIWGNSTSEGSEFSLKLSELQSAQNLTCTAVNPATGESVTAQKTLQVTAGPSNIQIIGPTFLTAGITSNFSCSAHCFPSCSYSWTGTSIEEEFSSEQGSTISISPTNTTTFENLTCKAQDTVSQQYISKSLALLVAIGPTKVEMVKANNMLVPEVLYVLPGSTTELQCLTDCFPTCSITWFYNNTLLATNASILFTPDTSQYTTDLTCVASNPLSKENKTAETTVVVPDGPKDVVISGPDSLDIGVTVSFKCSAECTPSCSFTWTLYGNDIKGDVIDITVNRHISSESISCRAENTVTERTATVNETLGVSELQWCGC from the exons ATGGGCAAACTGTACACCTTCGTATGCTTCGCTCAGTGCATCCCTCAATGCACCTTCACCTGGACCTACATGGGGAAGACTTTCGAGGGCGACAAAGTCCAGATACCCATACTGAACAAGGGGCAGACAGCAAATGTCGAGAGTCGCATAGAGATCACCGTCAGCGACTCTTCTACAACTGAATCTCTCACCTGTCAGGCCTCGAACCCAGGGACGCATCAAACCATCACCACAACCAAGAACCTCACCGTCATCG ATCCCATCTCAGTTCGTCCCTCCTCTCAGGCTCTACCGGTAGCAGAGACAACCTTCACCCTGCAGTGCATCGGATCTCAGAATCCAGCCTCCATCACGTGGCTGAAGAACAAACAGCCGATGACGGCTTCAGAAAGAATTAGTTTCTCTGCTGACAACAGCTCGGTGACCTTCAGTCCTCTGCTGCAGACAGACGACGGTTTATACCAGTGTGTGGTTTCAGAAGTCGACACTCCGATAAAGTCTGTCGGCTACCAGATGCTAGTAGACT ATGGACCGTCCTCAGTGGTGATCAGTGGGGTCGATGTGGTGACTGTGGGGATACTTTATGGTTTCCAGTGCTCAGCCAGCTGTTACCCCAACTGTACATTCACCTGGATCTGGGGAAACTCCACCTCTGAGGGCTCTGAGTTCAGCCTGAAGCTCAGTGAACTGCAGTCAGCACAGAACCTGACCTGCACGGCTGTAAATCCTGCTACTGGAGAATCAGTCACTGCTCAGAAGACACTGCAAGTCACAG CTGGACCATCCAACATCCAGATCATCGGTCCAACCTTCCTCACTGCAGGAATTACGTCAAACTTCAGCTGCTCTGCTCACTGCTTCCCCTCCTGCAGCTACTCCTGGACTGGTACCTCCATAGAAGAAGAATTCAGCTCTGAACAAGGAAGCACAATCTCCATCAGTCCGACTAACACCACCACCTTTGAGAATCTCACCTGCAAGGCTCAGGACACGGTGTCACAACAATACATCTCAAAGAGTCTGGCTCTGCTGGTGGCAA TTGGGCCAACCAAGGTGGAGATGGTGAAAGCCAACAACATGCTGGTTCCTGAGGTTCTGTACGTTCTGCCTGGATCTACAACGGAGCTGCAGTGTTTGACCGACTGCTTCCCCACCTGCTCCATCACCTGGTTTTACAACAACACACTCCTGGCTACAAACGCCTCCATACTGTTCACACCTGACACTTCTCAATACACGACTGACCTTACCTGTGTGGCTTCTAACCCGCTgtcaaaggaaaacaaaacagctgagaCCACAGTTGTTGTTCCGG ATGGACCTAAAGACGTGGTCATTTCAGGGCCAGACTCTCTTGACATCGGGGTCACAGTGAGTTTTAAATGCTCAGCCGAGTGCACTCCGTCCTGCAGCTTCACGTGGACTCTGTATGGTAACGACATAAAAGGTGATGTTATTGACATCACCGTGAACCGACACATTTCCAGTGAATCCATCAGCTGCCGGGCTGAGAACACCGTCACTGAGAGGACGGCGACGGTCAACGAGACGCTCGGTGTGTCAG AACTTCAGTGGTGCGGCTGTTGA
- the LOC110947989 gene encoding uncharacterized protein LOC110947989: MDNIYTSTPNGVHTTLSRVLLLLFLTGLQPALSSQGAQTQPPSSLTVEIVGPNHVTVGVPSSIVCLSSCSQCTYSMSLDGQTAQGHGNELAFTVKSWVEALTVKCTVTDDATTETAEKEKKIRVLAGPANISITGPDLMNPTVSHTYSCHAYCRPSCNYTWRADKGPWIRGQGNVISVMPQEMDNSKSLTCKATNSVSGLYITATRNLAVTTGPSHVQIKGPDVIEIAEQYKFECAAECHPSCRYVSSVDGQTVRGNVIEMSVDEPHKSVTLKCEVQNTASKKTATALKTVQIKGFDNKSTRPGETLVLLLFAFILSAAFAL; this comes from the exons ATGGATAATATCTACACATCTACACCAAACGGAGTACACACAACTCTCAGCAGAgtcttgttgctgctgtttctgacAG GTCTTCAGCCAGCACTGTCTTCTCAGGGAGCGCAGACTCAACCACCAAGCA GCTTGACGGTAGAAATCGTCGGTCCGAATCATGTCACTGTGGGTGTGCCAAGCAGCATTGTATGTTTGTCCAGCTGCTCTCAATGTACCTATTCCATGTCTCTGGACGGACAGACGGCCCAAGGTCATGGCAACGAGCTAGCCTTCACTGTTAAAAGCTGGGTGGAGGCTTTAACAGTGAAGTGTACAGTCACAGATGATGCGACTACTGagacagcagaaaaagaaaagaaaatccgGGTGCTAG CTGGACCTGCCAACATCTCCATCACAGGCCCTGATTTGATGAATCCCACAGTGAGCCACACCTACAGCTGCCACGCCTACTGTCGGCCATCTTGTAATTACACCTGGAGGGCAGATAAAGGCCCGTGGATTCGTGGTCAAGGCAACGTTATTTCCGTCATGCCTCAGGAGATGGACAACTCCAAATCTCTCACCTGCAAAGCCACCAACAGCGTTTCTGGGCTGTATATCACAGCTACTCGAAACCTTGCTGTGACGA CCGGTCCATCACATGTCCAGATCAAAGGCCCTGACGTTATAGAAATTGCGGAACAGTATAAATTCGAGTGTGCTGCTGAATGTCACCCCTCGTGTCGCTACGTGTCGTCCGTGGACGGTCAGACCGTGAGGGGAAACGTGATTGAGATGTCCGTGGATGAGCCGCATAAATCGGTCACTCTCAAGTGCGAGGTTCAAAACACTGCTTCAAAGAAGACAGCAACAGCCTTAAAAACTGTACAAATCAAAG GGTTTGATAATAAGTCCACACGTCCTGGAGAAACCttggttttgctgctgtttgccTTCATCCTTTCTGCTGCCTTTGCACTGTGA
- the LOC110947988 gene encoding mitogen-activated protein kinase 12-like, which produces MAVRSRTGFCRQEVNRTVWEIPERYRDLKQVGTGAYGTVCSAWDRRTGTQVAIKKLHRPFQSKLFGKRAYRELRLLKHMKHENVIGLLDVFTAEISLDRFRDFYLVMPYMGTDLGKLMKMERLTEDRVQFLVYQMLKGLKYIHSAGIIHRDLKPGNLAINPDCELKILDFGLARQADAEMTGYVVTRWYRAPEVILNWMHYTQTVDIWSAGCIMAEMLLGKPLFKGNDHLDQLREIMKITGTPTADFVVKLQSQDAKNYIRSLTKVPKKDLHSIFSKASSNAVCVLEKMLLLDPERRVSASEALDLPFFSEFRDTEEETEALPYDQTMDNTDLPLDQWKRHTFTEILTFRPPRDSKETSL; this is translated from the exons ATGGCTGTGCGGTCCAGGACGGGATTCTGCCGGCAGGAGGTGAACAGAACCGTGTGGGAGATTCCGGAGCGGTACCGGGATCTGAAGCAGGTCGGAACGGGAGCGTATGGGACTGTGTG TTCGGCATGGGATCGCCGGACGGGAACACAGGTGGCCATCAAGAAGCTTCACCGACCCTTCCAGTCCAAGCTTTTTGGCAAAAGGGCCTACAGAGAGCTACGACTCCTCAAACACATGAAGCACGAAAAT GTAATTGGACTGTTGGATGTTTTCACCGCTGAGATCTCCTTGGACCGTTTTCGTGATTT CTACCTCGTGATGCCGTACATGGGCACCGACCTCGGCAAGCTCATGAAAATGGAGAGATTAACCGAAGACCGAGTGCAGTTCCTCGTCTATCAGATGCTCAAAGGACTCAAG TATATCCATTCGGCAGGGATCATCCACAGG GACCTCAAACCTGGGAATTTAGCCATTAATCCAGACTGTGAGTTAAAG ATTCTGGACTTCGGCTTGGCGAGGCAAGCTGATGCAGAAATGACGGGTTATGTGGTGACACGCTGGTACAGAGCTCCTGAAGTTATCCTCAACTGGATGCACTACACACAAACGG TGGACATCTGGTCAGCAGGTTGTATCATGGCAGAGATGCTGCTGGGGAAACCGCTGTTCAAAGGAAACGATC ACCTGGACCAGCTGAGAGAGATCATGAAGATTACAGGAACCCCAACTGCTGACTTTGTTGTGAAACTGCAGAGTCAAGAC GCCAAAAACTATATCAGAAGTCTAACAAAAGTGCCAAAAAAAGATCTGCACTCCATTTTCTCCAAAGCCAGTTCAAATG CGGTGTGCGTCTTGGAGAAGATGCTGCTTCTGGATCCTGAGCGGAGGGTCAGCGCCTCGGAGGCCCTCGACCTGCCGTTCTTCAGCGAGTTCAGAGACACCGAGGAGGAGACGGAGGCGCTGCCGTACGACCAGACCATGGACAACACAGACCTGCCTCTGGACCAGTGGAAAC GTCACACTTTCACAGAGATCCTGACATTCAGGCCGCCCAGGGATTCGAAAGAGACGTCACTTTAA